The Corvus cornix cornix isolate S_Up_H32 chromosome 8, ASM73873v5, whole genome shotgun sequence sequence cccagcaCCCAACTGGAGCATCCCAACACTCATCAACCACAGCCATGCCAACATCCCATCACCCAGAGCATCCCAGCACCCAACAGCTGGATCACCCCAGCACCCAATAACTGGAGCACCCCAGCACTTGTCAACTGTAGCATTCCTGTACTCTGTCACCCAAAGCTATCTGAGTGTCCCGCCAACTGCAGCATCTCAGCATCCATCAGCTGGAGCATCCCAACACCCCATCAGCCCCAATCCTTGAGCATGATTAACATCTGTGCTGGGGATGGCACATGGGCAGGTTTTGCATGCTCAGGGTGAAGGGGTGACCATGTCAGCTGCTTCCTGACATCATGAGGGTGCAGAGCCATCCACGGAGGTCTTGCAAGAGGGTCCCACAGGCAAAAGTGCATCCTCATCATGCCTAACCCCTAATTCACCCCAgaagagcagaggctgctgacAGCTGAGGGAGCAGTTTGGCACAAGAACCTGGACAAGCACCAGGCACCCTGGGTCACTGTGGTCAAACACCACTCCTGTGCCAGccagagccctccctgcacTGGCCAAGCCTAGTGCCACTtccagcagagctttgctgagCAAACACAACTTGTGTACAGGGAAAACCTCTGGACAACCTTTGCCCTGCACATGGCCCTGCTTGGCACCCTATGGAACGGCGCAGTCCCAAAGCTGGGAATGCTGTGAAAGCAACTCATCATTGCAGATGAAACCCAGCCCTCTGGGGTGGGGAGGCAGCAGGCATAGGAGGGCACAACTGGTCCAAAGGAAAAGCCATGTGCTCCACAGGGATGCCTCCATGCTGAACTTGGCAGATCCCTGTCCCAGACAAGCTGCCCTGGGCTTCTGCGCCAGGGATTTTGCCAAACAGCCTCAGCTTGCACAGGAATGCTGCCTTGGAAACGCATAGAGGGGGATTTATCCCAGCACAGGATGCtttgctggggctggaggagctgctgcagcaccagcagtgctACATCCCACCCAGcatgggagctgggagctcagggaAGGGGACATTCCCCACAGGGGCACAGCAAAGTCCCTCCCTGGGACAAGGAGCCTCCCCCCAGATACCCACACTGGCTCACAAGCTCACAGATATCCAGATGGGCACTGAAACACCTGGAGAACCAGGAACGTGCCTCCCACTCCAACTGTGTTTTTATGGTTTAATGTTCTTAAGAGTTTCTTTTagtgctgcttttccccagagCCCGATTTATGCTGGAGCCAAGATCTTTGCTGTGACCCCacaaagcagcactgggaagggcTGGCTGGCTCTGCTTCCATAGCagtccctggaaaaaaaaacccttttgatCAAAAAAACTTTTAATCAAGAAGTGGGAATAAATCTCAGGCTCACACTGGAAGATTCAGGGAACCcgaaaagcagcagaggagttCAGGGCAGGGCAAGAAGTCTTTCCATACCCTACAATCGGCTTCATAAATGACCCTCTGCCTACATTCCTGTCTTGTTGCCATTCCaaggattatttttcctttttttttttcatttaactcCCTTGTAAGAAAGATTTTGCTTCTATTAAAGATGTTATAAACATCTTCATCTTACAGAGCATTGCAGACCTGGGAGACCACGACTGGAGCTCTGAGTGacctctccccacccccccatCCAAACCTTCTGCCAGAAAACCAATGTATTCTTCTGCTTGGTGGCCCTGCTAAGGAGATTTGTCCCTCGGCACGTGATGGCCCTTCAGGGTGAGGAGAGCTGGATGCAGCCGAGCTGGCCACGGGCACAGCCAGCGTGGGCACAGAGGGGGTGGGCTGGGAGAGGACTGCGGGGGCTCGGGGTGACATTAATGAGTAGGAGCATCTGCTCGGGGAGCAGCGGGACAGCACTGAGCACTGTTGCTGCTCCTGTGAGTTCACCAGCGAGCAAGGCTGGGAACAGGTTCAGGGACAGCCAAGCCCACCCTCCACCTCTGCCCACCCAAGCACGGGCAGGGACGTGGCTCCCACCTGCAGTTCCACTTCTCCGGAGGCTCCGCCGTGAAGTACTGCAGGTCCCTGGGGAAATGGTACTGGTAGCGCCGGGACACCACCCTGGCGTTGGCCTTGACGGACCAGAGGAGGCCGAAGATGAGGAGGATGCCACCGATGCCGCAGCAGAAGAAGCTGACGGAGCGGAGCAGGGcgctggaggaggaggagctgggaacgGCCTCGGCTTCCCGGGGAGGCAGGAGGCGAGCCCCGCTGCCAGAGCCCACCTCCCCGTCACTCCACCAGGCAAAGCACAGTGTCCCTGTCACCAGCAGCACGGCCCCCGTGATGGTCAGGCCGTAGCGGAAAGAGGCGGCTGCCATCCTTCAGATGGAGGTTTTAGGAGGGGAGAAGAGTGAGGCAAGGCATGAGAGACCCCACGTCCTGTAAGACAAGAGGGGGGCCAGGTTTGAGCAGGAGAAACTCATGGAAGACCTGCCAGAGGAGAAAATGACTGAGTTAGAACCTCTCCTGGGGTTGCAGCCTCTTTAGCCATTATTACTGACCATCAGAAGGGGCATTTCCACCATCTCAGATGGGAAGCCCTTGGGAAGAGCAAAGTCAGCACCAGGTTGCACCCATAAACTTCCCAACAGCCTCATAAGAACATCCTGATTTTCAAGGAATCACATAGCACTCCCACAAAGGCAGGATGGACACCCCAGCTCCGGGCACTTTCACAGCTCTTCTCTTTGGGTTTTATTCCCGACTTCCTCCCAAACTGGGAGGAATGCCAGCTGGGTTTCCTGGGTTTTCAAAGCATGGCTTATGGAAGAGGTCAGAGAGAGGGACATAAATTTAAGATGTCATCACTTCCGAACTATCAGTGTGCCTGTTTTCTCCTCCAGAACTGATGACATTGGAAAAATCTGCTCAATCTTCATCTACATGAGGTTTAGCACATAAAATCTTACTCCCCTGGGTCAGCTCCAGTGCAGACCTTCTCAAGTTCTTCTGTCAAGACCAACCCCGAAGGTGTTATCACCACTTTCACCTGCCCTATCAGGGTGATCTGGGTTGGTTTGACAACCAAACAGATGAGCTAGTGCCGCATGTTTCTGCTGGGTGACTCCTTTCAGCTAAATGTCACATGCAGAAAGCAACCATGCTTCCCTGGTGCTGGAAAACTTGGGGAGGGGGAACTGGTTTCTGATCTCAGTCCCTGTGACTTTCTCCAGCAAACAGCAAGCATCTGCTCCCTCAGCTTGTGCATCCCCAGCTCCCAACTAACCAAGGGGGCAGAGAGGTCCCACCATGTCccccctggccctgctcacTGCCCAGCAAGAAGACGCAGGTTCAGCTCCCACTTCTCAGTGGACAAAAAGCTTTGGCCCATGTGGGAGTTAAGCACCAACACTCCCAGGCAGATTCAGTCCTGAGTGACTCCACTGTGAAGGTTTCTCGTGGTGGCAAGTGCCAGTGGAGAACCTGCACGTGAAGGATGGCCAGGACAGAGGAGGAGCTCAAGCAGAAGTGGGTGGACAGATGGACGACCCACACTCAGCTGTCACCTCTGCCTTCATCACTCTGCCTGTGTGTCAGTAACAGGAAGATAATGTGGTGGCTTTGGTCTCCGTTCCTCCAGGCAGGGCTCATCTCCTCCACAGGGGTCTTAAATTGTACCCTGAGATATGAAAGTGCAgacccagagctgggcagggagcagaagtCCAGCATGGACTTGGTGTCATCAAGGTCAGGTGGAATTATGTTATTTCAAGCCATTATTTATCAGATGGGCTGACTAAATGGAAAGCCAAATTACCTTGTAGCGAAAGAAACACTATCTGATCTAATCGACATTTAATGAAGGAATCTGATGAGAAGCGGGATTTAGGAAAGCTGCAGGACTGGGAGCCCCAACAGCTCACTCCAGGCTTGTCCCAGGGTCACAAGCCCAAATTGCTGTCCAGGCTCATGGTGACCAGTGGCCACCTGCTGGGAAGGAGGTCATGCTCCTGGGCTGAGAAAAGGCAGAGCTTCCCTCTGTAATGGGGGGCATGTTTGGGTGCTCCCTCCTGAATGGCAGGGGCTTGGCTGAGCTGAGATGGAGAAGGGGCTGTTGGAGATGGTATTAGATGCCATCAGGGATCAGCATCCCCAAACCATCACTGAACGTGGGCAGGACACAACAGAAGAGCTGGACTCGGGCTGCCTTGCAGCAGGAGATGCTCAGGAAAGCGCAAGGACCCCACTGACCTGTGAATGCAGCTCCTTTGGATAGCAatgcattttcacagaaaaaattcaGCCAATAttgtttggagaaaaaaaaaatcacccaaaaaaaacccctacagcAAAGCTCTCAATCGTACTGCATGGAAATGTCAGGTCACTCCAAACCGAAATCCTGGATTGAACCAGCATCAAGAGTTGAAATGTTCAGCTCCTGCAGTCAACACTCTCCTCGTTCTGGGGTCAGACTGGTGAGCTTTGGGAGATGCTCTGAATTCCCTGGTCAGATTTAGGAGACACTGTGAGTCCCCTGCCTGGGCACGGGAAATTTTGCAGCCTCCAGCACTGAGCACATCTGGAAGCGCTGGCAGtgagggggaggcagagggaaggtggAGAAGCCTCTGGGAGATGATGGATTGACAGCTCGAGAGAATAAACTCTTCTCTCTTGACAAATCCAGCGCGCTGAAagctcccccagcctccccGCACGTGCTCCCGCAGCGCCTGTGCGGGGGCAGCTCCGCCGCGCTGGGTGACATTGCCACCGCTGGGTGACATTGCCACCGCACCGTCCCCTTGCCAAGCCCCCTCTCggcctggcacagctctcctgAGCCTCTCTGAAAGACCCACGGTGTTTTCTCAGCACACCGACCGCTGGAAGAGAAGTCTGAAGGAGCAGAGGCAAGGAGAGATGTGCGAGGCTGGAGCAGGACCCGCGTCCCTGCTCCCGGAGCCTCTCTCGGCGCCGCTCCCGGGGCGCTCAGcatctgcacagcagctctccctgcccatgAGCATTCCCAGCACAAGTTTTCGCGGAGGGGCTGCCCATCCGACCACGGCAGCTGCCGGCTCCCAAACACCCTTCTCCACGCTCCGAGCCACCCCGACattttgctctgctctgtctcctccttTGACCTGCTCTGAACTAGTTTTCCAGGGAATAGATTTGCACGTTGCATGTACAAACAGATAAGATTGTTGATAGTTTACATGGTTCCAGTGAAATGCTGAGAATAGCAGCCCCCATATAAAGTTATGCAGATGGTGATTCATAGGGTCTACTAAGCATTACTCAGAAAAACGCTCTTTTCAAGCAACACgagaaaagaaaagagttttgaaCCTCTCCCACCGCCATCAAGCAGAAATCCACCTCCACACCCGTCCCTCCACGGCACTCACAGACCGTCCTTCCAAGCGGGGCTGGAGACCTTTAATCACAGAAGAAGAACGCCGGGGAGAGATGCACCAAAGCGTGAGCATGTCTTTAGGGAGATCCCTTCCTGCCTTTATCCGAATTTGCTATTTTGTTGTGATAGTTATCGGTGAGGGTTTGGTTCCCATTCAAAGCAAAGTAACAATGATGCCTGGGAAGAACGTCCAAGAACTCCGGCGTGCTCAGCCTCCCAAGGCAGGTGCGGACAGAGGAGAGCACATGTTTCCCCTCAGCCAGGCTTCGGGGCGATGCCTGAGCCCCACGTCCCCGGCGGCACCCGCGGGGGTCTGTCCCCCGGCACAGCCCCTGTCCCGCCCGGCACAGCGCCCAGCCGGGGGGTGCCCGTgtccccccgccgccccggccccgccgcgtACTCACCGCCGCCGGCAGCCCCGCTCCGGCCGAGCGGCGGCTCCGCCGAGCCCGgcccgcggggcgggcggggccgggggcgggcggggggcggcggcggctcgggGCGGGCAGGGACCGGCGCTCCCTCCCGGCACGGCACAGCCCGGCGGGCGGGCGAGCGGCTCCCGGCTCCCCGCAGCGCGCTCCTGCTCCCGGTCCGTCCCGTCGGGGCGCGGCGCTCCCGGCAGTTCGGGATGCAGGGCCCGTGAGGGGTCCCCTGCGGCTGGgacacccctgccctggggacatCACTGCTGTCCTGTGCGTGGGACAGCCACgctgcagcacaggagggtccctgccccagccttgATTTGTGACCACTTTAGTTCTCCTCAGCTCTCTGTCAAACGCTGAAATTGTCCCTTGCCCTCGTTCATGGAATCAGAACGGTTTGGGTTTGGAGGGACCATTTAAGGGCCGTGTAGTCCAACTCCCCTGCAACCAGCGGGGACATCTGCaactagatcaggctgctcagagccccacctCACCTGGCCTTGGATTTTTCTGGGAATAGGGCTTCCACCACCCCTCTGGGCAACCCATGCCAGTGTTTTATCAGCCTCattggaaaaaaacttttttctttatagctAATAcaatttttagtttaaaaccattaccctgCAGCACTCAGGACACCTGGATATCAAACAAGCTGGAGGCAGATTTGATCAAGAGCTGCCGTACCGTGCTGTGCTATGGCTGTGCATTTCACACATCCACAGATCCACCACACTGCTCTCGGGCTACAGCTGAGCATCACTGACAGGCAGAGCCATTTCTATGGATACCCTgggctgctgttcctgcactgCTTGGAGCTCCTCACCTCACCAGCTCGAAAGCAGCTCAAGGTTTacctgcacaggctgcaggggccGATGCACCGCCCTGGTGTGGAATAGTGGCTTAGAAGCCACTCAGCCAAGCTGAGAACATGCAGGTTTACAGCAGACACTGTGGAGTTTTACAAATGGCAGACTGAGGCACATGGAGGGCTGGCTCACACAGGAGTGGCCTTGTAGCAGGTTGGGTCTCCCTCAGAGAGGAGCATGGGGCAGGAGTCCCCAAGGCCAGCACCCA is a genomic window containing:
- the TMEM61 gene encoding transmembrane protein 61: MAAASFRYGLTITGAVLLVTGTLCFAWWSDGEVGSGSGARLLPPREAEAVPSSSSSSALLRSVSFFCCGIGGILLIFGLLWSVKANARVVSRRYQYHFPRDLQYFTAEPPEKWNCSTWDASAIPTYEEALTCRPAHGTPAYVQPPGRKEELTPPLYRYLEEDESWQGGRRRSSSDSALFRPSPSWLDAPHPEEPQATPPPSYENISVRGSELGQPGPGLCGWLPSPSALN